One genomic region from Sphingomonas paeninsulae encodes:
- a CDS encoding aminoglycoside phosphotransferase family protein: MIPPAAAPDFLTRSGWEGAEILPLAGDASFRRYFRVVAPGRQAVLMDAPPPHEDPRPFIRIAEHLVGLGFSAPAILASDLNHGFVLLEDFGDARMREVVDADPDCEYDIYAEVVGLLARLHQHPAADLPPYSRKEMYREAGLFTEWYCPAVGLTVDEVGYRAVWDGAFDALSDGPVVTVLRDYHAENIMLIEGREGLAGLGLLDFQDALAGHPAYDLVSLLQDARRDVSPVLEAKMRALYNNAVDADFDAAYAILGAQRNAKILGIFTRLWKRDGKPRYLNYLPRVWAYLERDLEHPALAHVAEWFAKNVPAEKRAAALVHVPE; this comes from the coding sequence TTCGCCGATATTTCCGGGTCGTCGCTCCGGGTCGGCAAGCCGTATTGATGGATGCACCCCCTCCACACGAAGATCCGCGACCTTTCATTCGGATTGCCGAGCATCTTGTCGGGCTGGGCTTTTCTGCACCCGCGATCCTCGCCAGTGACCTTAATCATGGGTTCGTCTTGCTAGAGGATTTTGGTGATGCGCGGATGCGGGAGGTGGTCGACGCCGACCCCGATTGCGAATATGATATTTATGCCGAAGTCGTCGGGTTGCTGGCCCGTTTGCATCAGCATCCAGCAGCGGACTTGCCGCCCTATTCGCGTAAGGAAATGTACCGTGAGGCCGGACTGTTCACCGAATGGTATTGCCCGGCGGTCGGCCTGACGGTCGATGAAGTGGGTTATCGTGCGGTATGGGACGGCGCGTTCGACGCTTTATCCGACGGGCCAGTGGTAACGGTTCTGCGCGATTATCACGCAGAGAATATCATGCTGATCGAAGGGCGTGAGGGACTGGCGGGACTGGGGCTGCTTGATTTTCAGGACGCGCTGGCGGGGCACCCGGCCTATGATCTGGTATCGCTGTTGCAGGACGCCCGCCGCGATGTGTCGCCGGTGCTGGAGGCAAAGATGCGGGCGCTGTATAATAACGCCGTCGATGCGGACTTCGACGCGGCCTATGCTATTTTGGGTGCGCAGCGGAATGCGAAAATCCTCGGGATATTTACCCGGCTGTGGAAGCGCGATGGCAAGCCGCGCTATTTGAACTATCTACCGCGGGTCTGGGCCTATCTGGAGCGTGATCTGGAGCATCCGGCGCTCGCACACGTCGCTGAATGGTTTGCCAAAAATGTGCCGGCGGAAAAACGCGCGGCTGCGTTGGTTCATGTGCCGGAATGA